In Streptomyces canus, one DNA window encodes the following:
- a CDS encoding tetratricopeptide repeat protein, whose product MASSLVTSSQSPTPPRPNLAFRRLRGQRSPAEFAAAVRRAAREIGERVSCDARYVGRVEAGEIRCPNYAYERVFLHMFPGRTLTDLGFAPRASVRGRRARPAGETEGTYEPYDPQDTQDPDETYDDYEESDVLRRAFMTGGGATVAAASLGPLGLAVDATAAGRPVRRAGTGEAGALEEAVRRIRLLDDRHGADGLYRRAAAPLRAAYALLDAGATRQTTADRLHSGAGELAISVGWLAHDSGRFDDARSHYAEALATARVTGDDALEAHAFCNTAFLARDAGRPREAVRAAQAAQRVARSLGSPRLMSLLALREAGGWAGLADRTGCEQALARAQAFFERGLSDADPEWMSFYGEAELEGLEAQCWSTLGDWRRAARHAGRAADLQDPHFTRNIALYTAELADDLARGGHPDESAAAGLRVLELLGEVQSSRIQTMLAGTARVLLPHRRASGVSAFLERHASTPRTA is encoded by the coding sequence ATGGCGTCGTCATTGGTGACCTCGTCCCAGTCCCCCACCCCACCGCGGCCGAACCTCGCGTTCCGGCGCCTGCGCGGACAGCGCTCGCCGGCCGAGTTCGCCGCGGCGGTTCGACGGGCCGCGCGCGAGATCGGCGAGCGGGTCAGCTGCGACGCGCGCTATGTGGGCCGCGTCGAGGCGGGCGAGATCCGCTGCCCCAACTACGCGTACGAACGGGTGTTCCTGCACATGTTCCCCGGCCGCACGCTCACCGACCTGGGCTTCGCGCCCCGCGCCTCCGTACGCGGACGCCGGGCGCGTCCGGCGGGTGAGACAGAGGGGACGTACGAGCCGTATGACCCGCAAGACACGCAAGACCCTGACGAGACGTACGACGACTACGAGGAGAGCGACGTGCTGCGTCGCGCATTCATGACCGGCGGGGGCGCCACGGTGGCCGCCGCCTCACTGGGCCCCCTCGGGCTCGCCGTCGACGCCACGGCCGCCGGACGGCCGGTCCGCCGCGCCGGGACGGGCGAGGCGGGTGCCCTGGAAGAGGCCGTGCGCAGGATCCGGTTGCTCGACGACCGGCACGGCGCGGACGGCCTGTACCGGCGCGCGGCGGCTCCCCTGCGCGCCGCCTATGCACTGCTGGACGCCGGTGCGACCCGGCAGACGACCGCGGACCGGCTGCACTCGGGTGCGGGCGAACTCGCCATCTCGGTGGGCTGGCTGGCGCACGACTCGGGACGCTTCGACGACGCCCGTTCGCACTACGCCGAGGCGCTCGCGACGGCCCGCGTGACCGGTGACGACGCCCTCGAGGCGCATGCCTTCTGCAACACCGCCTTCCTCGCGCGCGACGCGGGACGGCCGCGTGAGGCGGTGCGGGCCGCGCAGGCCGCGCAGCGGGTCGCCCGGTCCCTGGGCTCGCCCCGGCTGATGTCGCTGCTCGCGCTGCGCGAGGCGGGCGGCTGGGCGGGACTCGCCGACCGCACGGGGTGCGAGCAGGCACTCGCCCGCGCGCAGGCCTTCTTCGAACGAGGCCTCTCGGACGCCGACCCCGAGTGGATGAGTTTCTACGGCGAGGCCGAGCTGGAGGGTCTGGAGGCGCAGTGCTGGTCGACGCTGGGCGACTGGCGCCGGGCCGCCCGGCACGCGGGCCGGGCGGCGGATCTCCAGGATCCGCACTTCACCCGCAACATCGCGCTGTACACGGCCGAACTGGCCGACGACCTGGCCCGCGGCGGCCACCCCGACGAGAGTGCGGCGGCGGGGCTGCGGGTCCTGGAGCTGCTGGGCGAGGTCCAGTCGTCCCGGATCCAGACGATGCTGGCGGGAACGGCGAGGGTGCTGCTGCCTCACCGGCGGGCCTCGGGGGTGTCGGCCTTTCTGGAACGCCATGCGTCGACGCCGAGGACCGCGTGA
- a CDS encoding spermidine synthase: MGKSRRSAEAVVEPVDGGLAELIPDRERTHAWTLLIDGAPQSHVDLDDPTYLSFEYQRRLGHVIDLVAPPGRPVHAVHLGGGAFTLARYLAATRPRSTQQVVERDAALVQLVRRKLPLEQNARIRVRSVDAREGLAKVADGWADLVIADVFSGARTPAHLTSTEFLDEVRRTLRPGGYYAANLADGPPLAHLRGQIATAAARFPQLALAADPTVLRGKRFGNAVLVASDTPLPVAELTRRAASDPHPGRVEHGKALLDFTGGAAAVTDAGAVASPAPPASVFR; the protein is encoded by the coding sequence GTGGGAAAGTCCAGAAGGTCCGCCGAAGCCGTCGTAGAGCCAGTGGACGGCGGCCTCGCCGAGCTCATCCCCGATCGAGAGCGCACACACGCGTGGACGCTGCTCATCGACGGCGCCCCGCAGTCCCACGTCGATCTGGACGACCCGACGTACCTCTCCTTCGAATACCAGCGCCGCCTCGGCCACGTCATCGACCTCGTCGCGCCGCCCGGCAGGCCCGTGCACGCCGTGCACCTCGGGGGAGGCGCCTTCACCCTCGCGCGGTATCTCGCCGCCACCCGCCCCCGCTCCACCCAGCAGGTCGTCGAGCGGGATGCCGCTCTGGTCCAACTGGTCCGGCGAAAGCTCCCGTTGGAGCAGAACGCGCGCATACGGGTGCGGTCCGTCGACGCGCGCGAGGGCCTCGCCAAGGTGGCCGACGGGTGGGCCGACCTCGTGATCGCCGATGTGTTCAGCGGAGCCAGGACCCCGGCCCACCTCACCTCCACCGAGTTCCTCGACGAGGTCCGCCGGACCCTCAGGCCGGGCGGGTACTACGCCGCCAACCTCGCCGACGGACCGCCGCTCGCCCATCTCCGCGGCCAGATCGCCACCGCCGCCGCCCGCTTCCCCCAACTCGCCCTCGCGGCCGACCCGACGGTCCTGCGCGGCAAACGCTTCGGCAACGCCGTCCTGGTCGCCTCCGACACCCCCCTGCCGGTCGCGGAACTGACCCGCCGCGCCGCCTCCGACCCGCACCCCGGCCGCGTCGAACACGGCAAGGCGCTCCTCGACTTCACCGGAGGCGCCGCGGCCGTGACGGACGCCGGAGCGGTGGCCTCGCCCGCCCCGCCGGCCTCCGTCTTCAGATGA
- a CDS encoding response regulator transcription factor: MASVLVVEDDQFVRSALIRHLTDAAHTVRSVGTALEALREVAHFRFDVVVLDLGLPDLDGSEALKMLRGITDVPVIIATARDDETEIIRLLNAGADDYLTKPFSVEHLSARMAAVLRRSRAAGGDGPPETVLRVGGLSVDPLRRQAELDGVRLDLTRREFDLLAFLAARPGVVVPRKELLAEVWQQSYGDDQTIDVHLSWLRRKLGETAAQPRYLHTLRGVGVKLEPPGGGLPL; the protein is encoded by the coding sequence ATGGCAAGTGTGCTCGTGGTCGAGGACGACCAGTTCGTTCGCTCGGCGCTCATCCGGCACCTGACCGACGCGGCACACACCGTGCGCAGTGTCGGCACGGCACTGGAGGCGCTGCGCGAGGTCGCCCATTTCCGTTTCGACGTGGTCGTCCTGGACCTCGGACTGCCCGATCTGGACGGGTCCGAGGCCCTGAAGATGCTGCGCGGGATCACCGACGTCCCGGTCATCATCGCCACCGCGCGGGACGACGAGACGGAGATCATCCGACTGCTGAACGCCGGTGCGGACGACTACCTCACCAAGCCCTTCTCGGTCGAGCACCTCTCCGCCCGCATGGCCGCCGTCCTGCGACGGTCCCGTGCCGCCGGAGGTGACGGACCGCCGGAGACCGTGCTGCGCGTCGGCGGCCTGAGCGTCGACCCGCTGCGCCGCCAGGCCGAGCTGGACGGCGTCCGACTCGACCTCACCCGCCGCGAGTTCGACCTGCTCGCCTTCCTGGCCGCCCGCCCCGGGGTGGTCGTGCCCCGCAAGGAACTCCTCGCGGAGGTCTGGCAGCAGTCCTACGGCGACGACCAGACGATCGACGTCCATCTGTCGTGGCTCAGGCGCAAGTTGGGGGAGACGGCCGCGCAGCCCCGCTATCTGCACACCCTGCGGGGCGTCGGCGTGAAGCTGGAACCACCGGGCGGGGGGCTGCCGCTGTGA
- a CDS encoding sensor histidine kinase codes for MRWALVKVCLAVTTMVVVAFAIPLGLVVREMARDRAFSNAERQAAAVAPALSITTDRDQLERVVASAGSDSGMAVHIPADSDGKSGRKAVDIGRQRAAAADIATVRKLGRASTTEVPGGSTLLQPVALSSGEIAVVEVYVPESEVSNGVATAWAVLAGVGIALVVGSVAVADRLGVRMVQPAQKLVEGAHELGEGKLGSRVPEEGPTELRLAAVAFNSMADQVVQLLANERELAADLSHRLRTPLTVLRLNAASLGDGPAAEQTRAAVAQLEREVDTIIRTAREAKPQTAAAGPGAGCDAAEVVRERMGFWSALAEDEGRKWRVAGTERPVRIPVARPDLAAALDALLGNVFRHTPEGTAFAVDVHNGEDAVIVLVSDAGLGIRDPEAAMARGRGSGSAGSTGLGLDIVRRLAEATGGDVRIGSSVLGGTEVRIWIQLDGREPVRRGHRVRRRRTGRLVSTFNRPRSLP; via the coding sequence GTGAGATGGGCTCTGGTCAAGGTCTGCCTGGCGGTCACCACCATGGTCGTGGTCGCCTTCGCCATCCCGCTCGGCCTCGTCGTCAGGGAGATGGCCCGGGACCGCGCGTTCTCCAACGCCGAGCGGCAGGCCGCCGCCGTCGCCCCGGCGCTGTCCATCACCACCGACCGCGACCAGCTGGAGCGGGTCGTCGCCTCCGCGGGCTCGGACTCCGGGATGGCCGTTCACATACCAGCCGACAGCGACGGGAAGAGCGGTCGGAAGGCCGTCGACATCGGACGGCAGCGGGCCGCCGCCGCCGACATCGCGACCGTGCGGAAACTGGGCCGCGCCTCCACCACCGAGGTGCCCGGCGGCTCCACCCTGCTCCAGCCGGTCGCGCTCAGCTCCGGCGAGATAGCCGTCGTCGAGGTGTACGTCCCCGAGTCCGAGGTGAGCAACGGCGTCGCGACCGCCTGGGCGGTGCTCGCGGGCGTCGGCATCGCGCTCGTCGTCGGCTCGGTCGCGGTCGCCGACCGGCTCGGCGTCCGGATGGTGCAGCCCGCCCAGAAACTCGTCGAGGGCGCCCATGAACTGGGGGAGGGGAAGCTGGGGTCGAGGGTGCCGGAGGAGGGGCCGACCGAACTGCGGCTGGCGGCGGTCGCGTTCAACTCCATGGCCGACCAGGTCGTACAACTGCTGGCGAACGAGCGGGAGCTGGCCGCCGATCTGTCCCACCGGCTGCGCACCCCGCTGACCGTGCTGCGGCTCAACGCGGCCTCGCTCGGGGACGGGCCCGCCGCGGAGCAGACCCGGGCCGCCGTCGCGCAGCTGGAGCGCGAGGTCGACACCATCATCCGCACCGCGCGGGAGGCCAAGCCGCAGACGGCGGCCGCCGGGCCCGGCGCCGGGTGCGACGCGGCCGAGGTGGTCCGGGAGCGGATGGGGTTCTGGTCCGCGCTCGCGGAGGACGAGGGCCGCAAGTGGCGGGTGGCCGGCACCGAGCGGCCGGTGCGCATACCCGTGGCCCGGCCGGATCTCGCCGCCGCGCTGGACGCCCTGCTCGGCAACGTCTTCCGGCACACCCCGGAGGGCACCGCCTTCGCCGTCGACGTGCACAACGGCGAGGACGCCGTGATCGTGCTCGTCTCCGACGCGGGGCTCGGCATTCGCGACCCCGAGGCCGCGATGGCGCGCGGGCGGGGATCGGGCAGCGCCGGGTCGACCGGGCTCGGGCTCGACATCGTGCGTCGGCTCGCCGAGGCGACCGGCGGGGACGTACGGATCGGGTCGTCGGTGCTGGGCGGCACCGAGGTGCGGATCTGGATCCAGCTGGACGGACGGGAACCGGTGCGCCGGGGACACCGGGTGCGCCGGCGCCGAACGGGCAGATTGGTCTCGACCTTTAACCGACCCCGATCCCTTCCTTAA
- a CDS encoding glycoside hydrolase family 18 protein — protein MSMHRRKVSGRNRLIGGAVAAAVVGGGAVLVTGTAQAAGVGVAYTRTSDWSTGYSAQYVVTNNSGAVDKDWKLEFDLPSGSTLGSLWNGESGVSGRHVTVKPPRWDTDGLAAGESVTVGFVVNGTGAPTGCRMDDADCATDGNDTPTPAPTATPTPTPTSTASPTGSAGFAPYVDTSLYPAFDLLASAASTGVKNYNLAFVTDGGGCTPKWGGVTDLASDAVAQQIGALRAKGGDVRVSFGGASGSELATTCSSADTLAAAYGKAVDAYGLTKVDFDVEGGALPNTAANTRRAQAIAKLQSRHPGLDVSYTLPVMPEGLTQDGVDLLANAKSNGVEIDTVNIMAMDYGPSYSGDMGTYAEQAATATQAQVKGVLGLSDSAAWKAVGVTPMIGVNDVASEIFKVDDASQLVTFAKAKGLGGLSMWSATRDKQCPGGAKPSADATCSSIVQDAFAFSKAFSAYN, from the coding sequence ATGAGCATGCATCGGCGCAAGGTGAGTGGCAGGAACAGGCTGATCGGCGGGGCGGTGGCCGCCGCCGTGGTCGGGGGCGGCGCGGTCCTCGTCACCGGAACCGCCCAGGCGGCCGGGGTCGGCGTCGCGTACACCAGGACCAGTGACTGGTCGACGGGTTACTCCGCGCAGTACGTCGTCACCAACAACAGCGGTGCGGTGGACAAGGACTGGAAGCTGGAGTTCGACCTGCCGAGCGGATCCACGCTCGGTTCCCTGTGGAACGGGGAGTCCGGTGTGAGCGGGCGGCACGTCACGGTGAAGCCGCCTCGCTGGGACACCGACGGTCTGGCCGCCGGTGAGTCGGTCACGGTCGGGTTCGTGGTCAACGGCACGGGCGCTCCCACCGGCTGTCGCATGGACGACGCCGACTGCGCCACCGACGGCAACGACACCCCCACACCCGCACCCACGGCCACCCCCACGCCCACTCCCACCTCCACCGCTTCCCCCACCGGGAGCGCCGGCTTCGCCCCCTACGTCGACACCTCCCTCTACCCCGCCTTCGACCTCCTCGCGAGCGCCGCGTCCACCGGCGTCAAGAACTACAACCTCGCCTTCGTCACCGACGGCGGTGGCTGCACCCCCAAGTGGGGCGGGGTCACCGACCTGGCGAGCGACGCCGTGGCCCAGCAGATCGGCGCGCTGCGGGCGAAGGGCGGGGACGTCCGGGTCTCCTTCGGCGGCGCCTCCGGCTCCGAGCTGGCCACGACCTGCTCCTCGGCGGACACGCTGGCGGCGGCGTACGGGAAGGCCGTGGACGCGTACGGCCTCACCAAGGTCGACTTCGACGTGGAGGGTGGCGCGCTGCCGAACACGGCCGCGAACACCCGGCGGGCGCAGGCGATCGCGAAGCTCCAGTCGCGACACCCCGGACTGGACGTCTCCTACACGCTCCCGGTCATGCCCGAGGGCCTCACCCAGGACGGGGTGGACCTGCTCGCGAACGCCAAGTCGAACGGCGTCGAGATCGACACCGTCAACATCATGGCGATGGACTACGGGCCCTCGTACAGCGGAGACATGGGCACCTACGCCGAGCAGGCCGCCACCGCCACCCAGGCACAGGTCAAGGGCGTTCTCGGGCTGTCCGACAGCGCGGCCTGGAAGGCCGTCGGTGTGACGCCGATGATCGGGGTCAACGACGTGGCCTCGGAGATCTTCAAGGTCGACGACGCCTCCCAGCTGGTGACCTTCGCCAAGGCGAAGGGCCTGGGCGGGCTGTCGATGTGGTCCGCCACCCGGGACAAGCAGTGCCCCGGGGGCGCGAAGCCCTCGGCCGACGCGACCTGCAGCTCGATCGTCCAGGACGCGTTCGCCTTCTCGAAGGCCTTCTCCGCCTACAACTGA
- a CDS encoding ABC transporter substrate-binding protein codes for MRDLSSSLPSPSRRGLLKGMGGAALLGAGIPLLSACGSSDSGSDSKTVTLGSNQSDAVPKKAYGEIYTAFTKQSKLTVKVNTKDHNTFQEQINSYLQGTPDDVFNWFAGYRMQFFAAKGLASPIDDVWEKIGDNFPDAMKKLSKGADGKYYFVPLVTYPWAIFYRKSVFAQHGYEVPTTWDAFIALCKQMKKDGLVPIAFGDKDAWPAMGTFDQLNFRTNGYDFHVDLMAGKASWTDAKVKTVFDHWAEILPYHQDGFMGRTWQDAAQTLVAKKAGMYVLGTFVAQQFTNKADLDDLDFFAFPEINSAYGQDTVEAPADGFMVSKSPKNKAGVTKLMEYLGTPEAEQIYLKSDTSVVAASNKADTSSYTPLQKKAYEMITGAKSLTQFMDRDSRPDFTSTVMQPSLQKFLQNPKGIDSLLSSIERQKKTIFASG; via the coding sequence ATGCGTGACCTCTCGTCTTCCCTCCCCTCGCCCAGCCGCCGCGGTCTGCTCAAGGGCATGGGCGGCGCCGCCCTGCTCGGAGCCGGCATACCCCTGCTGTCCGCCTGCGGCAGCAGCGACAGCGGTTCGGACTCCAAGACCGTCACGCTGGGGTCGAACCAGTCGGACGCCGTGCCGAAGAAGGCGTACGGGGAGATCTACACGGCGTTCACGAAGCAGTCGAAGCTCACGGTCAAGGTCAACACGAAGGACCACAACACCTTCCAGGAGCAGATCAACTCCTACCTCCAGGGCACGCCGGACGACGTGTTCAACTGGTTCGCCGGGTACCGCATGCAGTTCTTCGCGGCCAAGGGGCTGGCCTCCCCGATCGACGACGTGTGGGAGAAGATCGGCGACAACTTCCCCGACGCGATGAAGAAGCTCAGCAAGGGCGCGGACGGCAAGTACTACTTCGTGCCGCTGGTCACGTACCCGTGGGCGATCTTCTACCGCAAGAGCGTCTTCGCGCAGCACGGCTACGAGGTGCCCACCACCTGGGACGCCTTCATCGCCCTCTGCAAGCAGATGAAGAAGGACGGCCTGGTCCCGATCGCGTTCGGTGACAAGGACGCCTGGCCGGCGATGGGCACCTTCGACCAGCTCAACTTCCGCACCAACGGCTACGACTTCCACGTCGACCTGATGGCGGGCAAGGCCTCCTGGACCGACGCCAAGGTCAAGACCGTCTTCGACCACTGGGCCGAGATACTGCCCTACCACCAGGACGGCTTCATGGGCCGCACCTGGCAGGACGCGGCGCAGACCCTGGTGGCCAAGAAGGCCGGCATGTACGTGCTGGGCACCTTCGTGGCGCAGCAGTTCACCAACAAGGCCGACCTGGACGACCTCGACTTCTTCGCCTTCCCGGAGATCAACTCCGCGTACGGGCAGGACACCGTCGAGGCGCCGGCCGACGGCTTCATGGTGAGCAAGTCGCCGAAGAACAAGGCGGGCGTCACCAAGCTCATGGAGTACCTGGGCACGCCGGAGGCCGAGCAGATCTACCTCAAGTCCGACACCAGCGTGGTGGCCGCCTCCAACAAGGCCGACACCTCCTCGTACACGCCGCTGCAGAAGAAGGCGTACGAGATGATCACCGGCGCCAAGAGCCTGACCCAGTTCATGGACCGTGACTCGCGTCCCGACTTCACCTCGACGGTGATGCAGCCCTCGCTCCAGAAGTTCCTGCAGAACCCCAAGGGGATCGACAGTCTGCTCTCCTCGATCGAGCGCCAGAAGAAGACGATCTTCGCGTCCGGCTGA